One genomic window of Kaistia geumhonensis includes the following:
- a CDS encoding sensor histidine kinase: MIWMPPPKELTAADHKLTHVNDDLSVMKRLLRHGLWRIESRGDAMRTTACGDCTRLDEADHRIANHLAMLASYVRLKGNELAKRPAQPDLESVRLLLEGICVQIQAVSNLHRELAASRQESTAELGQHLHELCVSFGSALFGGVEIIEDIEPGIHVSAEQILPLTQIFAEVVTNAIKHGQSASAPSAGQIRVRCRREAGDSVLLEISDSGPGLPEGFDPKGSAGLGFRLVRALGEQVGGVVAFESGTAGLRFRLVLQPAAPPDRRETTESQNATARAAVAQSGNEQETDLSAYPADVRSFDSRASPEEGL; the protein is encoded by the coding sequence ATGATCTGGATGCCTCCACCGAAAGAATTGACCGCTGCTGACCATAAATTGACTCACGTCAATGATGATTTGTCTGTCATGAAGCGATTGCTGCGACATGGGCTATGGCGGATCGAAAGCCGAGGTGATGCCATGCGCACGACTGCCTGCGGAGACTGCACGCGGCTGGACGAGGCCGATCACCGGATCGCCAACCACCTGGCGATGCTGGCCAGCTATGTCCGCCTGAAGGGAAACGAGTTGGCGAAGCGACCGGCGCAGCCCGATCTGGAGTCGGTCCGGCTCCTCCTGGAGGGGATCTGCGTGCAGATTCAGGCCGTCTCCAACCTTCATCGCGAACTCGCCGCCAGTCGACAGGAATCGACGGCGGAACTCGGCCAACACCTGCACGAACTTTGCGTCTCGTTCGGTTCGGCCTTGTTCGGCGGGGTGGAGATCATCGAAGACATCGAGCCCGGCATCCACGTGTCCGCAGAGCAGATCCTGCCGCTGACGCAGATCTTCGCCGAAGTGGTCACCAACGCGATCAAGCACGGACAGTCCGCTTCCGCTCCCAGTGCCGGCCAGATTCGCGTCCGATGCCGCCGGGAGGCTGGCGATTCCGTGCTGCTCGAAATCTCCGACAGCGGGCCGGGGCTTCCCGAGGGGTTCGATCCAAAAGGCAGTGCCGGCCTCGGCTTTCGTCTTGTCAGGGCGCTTGGCGAACAGGTCGGCGGCGTCGTGGCGTTCGAAAGCGGAACCGCCGGGCTCCGGTTCCGGCTGGTCCTCCAGCCTGCCGCACCGCCGGACCGTCGAGAGACGACCGAAAGTCAGAACGCCACAGCGCGCGCTGCGGTCGCGCAATCCGGCAATGAGCAAGAGACTGACCTGTCCGCTTATCCCGCGGACGTTCGTTCTTTCGATTCCAGAGCATCGCCAGAGGAGGGATTGTAA
- a CDS encoding DUF3309 family protein, producing the protein MSLILIVLILVLVFGGGGGYYGYSRYGGRGLGGVLGILLIVLILVWLFGGGRI; encoded by the coding sequence ATGTCTTTGATCCTGATCGTCCTGATTCTTGTTCTCGTCTTTGGAGGCGGAGGAGGATATTATGGCTATAGCCGCTATGGCGGTCGCGGCCTGGGGGGTGTCCTCGGCATCCTGCTGATCGTCCTGATCCTGGTCTGGCTGTTCGGAGGCGGCCGCATCTGA
- the crcB gene encoding fluoride efflux transporter CrcB, with translation MLVTVYVAVGGALGSALRYSLNAWLTPLIGDALPWGTILINIAGSFVIGLFTALFAGAGASTPIEMRQFVLVGLCGGFTTFSSFSLQTLTLLDAGEPGRAVLNIALSMTLCLIAVALGTIVPGAVAALSRSVGA, from the coding sequence ATGCTGGTCACTGTCTATGTCGCGGTCGGGGGCGCGCTCGGATCGGCGCTGCGCTACAGCCTCAACGCGTGGCTGACGCCCCTCATCGGCGACGCCCTGCCCTGGGGAACGATCCTCATCAACATCGCCGGTTCCTTCGTCATCGGGCTGTTCACGGCGCTCTTCGCAGGCGCCGGGGCATCGACGCCGATCGAGATGCGCCAGTTCGTGCTGGTCGGCCTCTGCGGCGGCTTCACCACCTTCTCCTCATTCAGCCTCCAGACCCTCACTCTGCTCGATGCCGGCGAGCCCGGTCGCGCGGTACTCAACATCGCCCTGTCGATGACGCTCTGCCTGATCGCCGTCGCGCTCGGCACCATCGTGCCGGGCGCCGTCGCCGCCCTGTCGCGGAGCGTCGGCGCGTGA
- a CDS encoding SDR family NAD(P)-dependent oxidoreductase, whose product MKIDLSGKTALVTGSTAGIGFAIARGLQEAGAAVVINGRSTASVEAALGRLGGPARGRAIDLGTAEGVDALAALEPRFDIVVNNLGIFEPVDFFAADDAVWDRHWQVNVMSGMRLARIYLPGMAERGWGRMLFLSSESAFNIPVEMIHYGVSKTADVALARGLAKRMAGTGVTVNSILPGPTLSEGVAEMLKAEMAGGKTLEEAGADFVRTHRPTSLLRRPASVEEVANMAVYLASPLASATTGAALRVDGGTIDFIS is encoded by the coding sequence ATGAAGATCGACCTGTCCGGAAAGACCGCGCTCGTCACCGGCTCGACCGCGGGCATCGGCTTCGCCATCGCGCGCGGTCTCCAGGAAGCGGGCGCCGCGGTCGTCATCAACGGCCGCAGCACCGCCAGCGTCGAGGCGGCGCTCGGCCGGCTCGGCGGCCCGGCGCGCGGCCGGGCGATCGATCTGGGAACCGCGGAGGGCGTCGACGCGCTGGCCGCTCTCGAGCCCCGCTTCGACATCGTCGTCAACAATCTCGGCATCTTCGAGCCGGTCGATTTCTTCGCCGCCGACGATGCGGTCTGGGACCGTCACTGGCAGGTCAACGTCATGTCCGGCATGCGTCTCGCACGGATCTATCTCCCCGGCATGGCGGAACGCGGCTGGGGACGGATGCTGTTCCTCTCCTCCGAATCCGCCTTCAACATACCGGTCGAGATGATCCACTACGGCGTCAGCAAGACGGCGGACGTCGCGCTTGCCCGCGGGCTCGCCAAGCGGATGGCCGGCACCGGCGTCACCGTGAATTCCATCCTGCCCGGCCCGACCCTTTCCGAAGGCGTCGCCGAAATGCTCAAGGCCGAGATGGCGGGCGGCAAGACGCTGGAGGAGGCCGGCGCCGATTTCGTCAGGACGCACCGGCCGACCTCGCTGCTCCGCCGGCCGGCGAGCGTCGAGGAAGTGGCGAACATGGCCGTCTATCTCGCCTCGCCGCTTGCGTCCGCAACGACCGGGGCGGCGCTGCGCGTCGATGGCGGAACGATCGACTTCATCAGCTGA
- a CDS encoding trifunctional serine/threonine-protein kinase/ATP-binding protein/sensor histidine kinase: MHSSSHVSDVSREHVVAAPQSPYLLSNQLASRLGSKDADWLSSLAISERSTETGIDDCLARDAEGRDWRIRLADWNTPAASRLQFEAGLALTLGDTLAEPPLFIGEEDRLALVYPARTGRSLAEFAGRPMAIAAFLDRAAAVAGALARLHAASVIHGRLSPDRILIGPDGQSRFIGFAWMAAAEFGASEDRRVADADLPYAAPELIRPDASPADARSDLYALGVLLHELLTGSTPLSADDLPGWLHAHVAVEAPSARLARPDVPEIVDAILHRLLAKDPRARYQTARALEADLTRVARSVAATGEAETFELARGEFAEPARHAAHLVGRSQPLAAMGEFYAAFLASSQRRIVLVSGEPGAGKSVLVETFLNDARRGDAICASGKGVELRQGTPFAPMAELLRTALAQLMAGDESALEAARSRLAGVVGGARVLADLVPEATILPPSSQTIADVPAHLAQARSARVIAESLAALATADAPLVLFLDDLQWFDQGSLNVLRQLCEEPPRHVFLVASYRSEAEGRKAVRDILSVARNSAAFAIELKLGPLTERDTNALVAFVLKSRPEEVRPIAFVVHRETGGNPFHIGQLLQRSLDQQVLHFDADRQEWIWNEHRRREPHEIAGLMLERINALPPLQRSFLQRCASLGGRATAAFAAALSGASVEETVRAAQALVAAGLIRRSGSEFVIAHDRVLEAAYAAMSPAHRAREHLGNARLLAAGHLNPDPDRAFEIASQIERCDLGDLSAEERPAFAAILLRAARTCRSAGEARRALHFVELIRRILPAAGPGDRSPLAFETEWLQCDCLLALGRVDEALEALAEVSGLAGDAVAFADTCRLRAIAWTIKSSYPLAIEAALDGLRALDIDLETRVGPAALERNYRACLEKLDAVGIDALIALPEATDPRARSALALLSTLISSFFVEGELRFLHVLKMLELTLAHGSTPEASYGLAWFGVLGAHYFGAYESGATYSMAASRLAKRDGYEAQRTAAFIALDQVAAWTLPMRTALGHAREGARVGQAAGDLGMACYARNHIASDMLVVGDPLDRIRTELVDSIAMTREVGYRDIELILTAQINLVDALSSGDIASTVSDPELETTSVATQFWVKHYAGLQSFFVGSLEAAMADLERAESMAWAAPAHIDTANNCFFLALAEARLTPPDTGEGRRMAEARERFAAWSRLNPETFSAKHLMLEAEAARLAGRASEAIALYGRAAKAAAQAKFVQDEALAQELAAGFYRAAELGAPAEGCLAAAMRHYRLWGAHAKAAALGGDIGSSAGRDPVHLAPERLQNELDLSVMTAASQALAEEIGLEQVVRSLMKSMVVHAGAQFGLLVLLRQGEAVIEAVARVRVKEVEIELQPKARPEELMPASVLKTVLRTARPVTLADAAVEASQRGLSMGGRAIRSLACIPLVKRGELIGVLYLENALSADVFTPRRMAMLEVLAPQAAISLDAARLYGDLMDENLRRAQAEFELREARSDLARANQMTAMGSLATSIAHEINQPLASLVAQADAGLRWLNRKEPDLGEVANSLGSIREAGRRAADIIAALRSLVKQEPARLGLVVIDDVLHEVLKIAAADIAASGTELRLELGGDRRPIMANETQLQQVFFNIITNAIQAMAGRDQSERRLRIGSRATDDAIEVTIEDAGCGMSEETMARIFRPFFTTKASGMGVGLAICRSIVELHGGSLEARSVEGTGSTFVVRIPIARD; this comes from the coding sequence ATGCACTCCAGCAGTCATGTGAGCGATGTCTCCCGCGAGCACGTCGTCGCCGCACCGCAATCGCCCTATCTCCTGAGCAACCAGCTCGCGAGCCGCCTCGGATCGAAGGACGCCGACTGGTTGTCGTCGCTTGCCATCAGCGAGCGGTCGACCGAGACGGGGATCGACGACTGTCTGGCGAGGGACGCCGAAGGACGCGACTGGCGCATCCGCCTCGCCGACTGGAACACGCCGGCGGCGAGCCGCCTGCAATTCGAGGCCGGGCTCGCCCTGACGCTCGGCGACACGCTCGCAGAGCCGCCGCTCTTCATCGGCGAAGAGGACCGCCTCGCCCTCGTCTATCCCGCCCGTACCGGACGGAGCCTCGCCGAGTTCGCCGGCCGACCGATGGCGATCGCAGCCTTCCTCGACCGCGCCGCCGCCGTAGCGGGCGCTCTCGCGCGGCTGCATGCCGCCAGCGTCATCCATGGACGACTTTCGCCGGACCGCATCCTCATTGGTCCAGATGGACAATCCCGCTTCATCGGCTTCGCGTGGATGGCCGCGGCCGAGTTCGGCGCATCGGAGGATCGGCGCGTTGCCGACGCGGACCTCCCCTATGCCGCTCCGGAACTCATCCGCCCGGACGCCTCCCCCGCCGACGCGCGGAGCGATCTCTACGCCCTCGGCGTCCTGCTGCACGAACTCCTGACCGGCTCGACGCCGCTTTCGGCCGATGACCTCCCCGGCTGGCTGCACGCCCATGTCGCCGTGGAGGCGCCTTCGGCGCGGCTGGCGCGGCCTGATGTCCCCGAGATCGTCGATGCCATCCTGCACCGCCTCCTCGCCAAGGACCCGAGAGCCCGCTACCAGACCGCGCGGGCGCTCGAGGCCGACCTGACCCGCGTCGCGCGGTCGGTCGCGGCGACGGGAGAGGCGGAGACCTTCGAGCTCGCGCGCGGCGAGTTCGCCGAGCCGGCGCGGCATGCGGCGCATCTCGTCGGCCGCAGCCAGCCGCTGGCGGCGATGGGCGAGTTCTATGCCGCCTTTCTCGCGTCTTCGCAGCGCCGGATCGTCCTCGTCAGCGGCGAGCCCGGCGCCGGCAAGTCGGTCCTCGTCGAGACCTTCCTCAACGATGCGCGGCGCGGAGACGCCATCTGCGCCTCCGGCAAGGGCGTGGAGCTTCGCCAGGGCACGCCTTTCGCGCCCATGGCGGAGCTGCTGCGCACGGCGCTGGCACAGCTCATGGCCGGCGACGAGAGCGCGCTCGAAGCGGCGCGATCGCGGCTCGCCGGGGTCGTCGGCGGCGCGCGCGTGCTTGCGGACCTCGTGCCCGAGGCGACCATCCTTCCGCCATCGAGCCAGACCATCGCCGACGTCCCCGCCCATCTGGCGCAGGCCCGGTCCGCCCGCGTCATCGCCGAGAGCCTCGCGGCGCTGGCGACGGCGGATGCGCCGCTGGTGCTCTTTCTCGACGACCTGCAATGGTTCGACCAGGGCAGCCTCAACGTCCTGCGCCAGCTCTGCGAGGAGCCACCCCGCCATGTCTTTCTCGTCGCGAGCTACCGCTCCGAGGCGGAGGGACGCAAGGCGGTCCGGGACATCCTCTCGGTCGCCCGGAACTCGGCCGCCTTCGCCATCGAACTGAAGCTCGGCCCGCTGACGGAGCGCGACACCAACGCGCTGGTCGCGTTCGTGCTGAAGAGTCGCCCCGAGGAGGTCCGGCCGATCGCCTTCGTGGTCCACCGCGAGACGGGCGGCAACCCGTTCCATATCGGCCAGCTGCTGCAGCGCTCGCTCGACCAGCAGGTCCTGCATTTCGATGCCGACCGGCAGGAGTGGATCTGGAACGAGCATCGGCGACGGGAACCGCACGAGATCGCCGGCCTGATGCTCGAGCGCATCAACGCCCTGCCGCCCTTGCAGCGGAGCTTCCTGCAACGCTGCGCCAGCCTCGGCGGCCGGGCCACGGCGGCGTTCGCCGCGGCGCTGTCCGGCGCCAGCGTCGAGGAGACCGTCCGCGCCGCCCAGGCGCTCGTCGCCGCCGGCCTGATCCGCCGCTCCGGCAGCGAGTTCGTCATCGCGCATGACCGCGTCCTGGAAGCGGCCTATGCGGCGATGTCGCCGGCCCACCGCGCACGCGAGCATCTCGGCAACGCCCGGCTCCTCGCCGCCGGCCATCTGAATCCCGATCCCGACCGGGCCTTCGAGATCGCCTCGCAGATCGAGCGCTGCGACCTCGGCGATCTTTCGGCAGAGGAACGCCCCGCGTTCGCCGCGATCCTGCTTCGCGCCGCGCGGACCTGCCGGTCGGCCGGCGAGGCGCGGCGGGCGCTGCATTTCGTCGAACTCATCCGCCGCATCCTGCCCGCCGCCGGTCCCGGCGATCGCTCCCCCCTCGCCTTCGAGACCGAGTGGTTGCAATGCGACTGCCTGCTGGCGCTCGGCCGGGTCGACGAGGCGCTCGAGGCCCTCGCAGAGGTGTCGGGGCTCGCCGGCGACGCCGTCGCCTTCGCCGATACCTGCCGCCTCCGGGCGATCGCCTGGACGATCAAGAGCTCCTATCCGCTCGCCATCGAGGCCGCGCTCGATGGACTGCGCGCGCTCGATATCGACCTCGAGACGCGGGTCGGTCCGGCCGCTCTGGAAAGGAACTATCGCGCCTGCCTCGAAAAGCTCGACGCCGTCGGCATCGATGCGCTGATCGCGCTGCCCGAGGCGACGGACCCGCGCGCACGATCGGCGCTCGCGCTGCTCTCGACCCTCATCTCGTCCTTCTTCGTCGAGGGCGAGTTGCGCTTCCTGCATGTGCTCAAGATGCTCGAGCTGACGCTGGCTCATGGCTCGACCCCGGAAGCGTCCTATGGCCTCGCCTGGTTCGGCGTCCTCGGCGCGCATTATTTCGGGGCCTATGAGAGCGGCGCGACCTATTCCATGGCCGCCTCCAGGCTCGCCAAGCGCGACGGCTACGAAGCCCAGCGCACCGCGGCCTTCATCGCCCTCGACCAGGTCGCCGCCTGGACGCTGCCGATGCGGACCGCGCTCGGCCATGCCCGCGAAGGCGCGCGGGTCGGACAGGCGGCGGGCGACCTCGGCATGGCGTGCTATGCCCGCAACCACATCGCCTCCGACATGCTGGTCGTCGGCGATCCACTCGACCGCATCCGGACGGAGCTCGTCGACAGCATCGCGATGACCCGCGAAGTCGGCTACCGGGACATCGAGCTGATCCTCACCGCCCAGATCAATCTGGTGGACGCGCTGAGTTCCGGCGACATCGCCTCCACCGTCTCCGATCCGGAGCTGGAGACGACCTCGGTCGCGACCCAGTTCTGGGTGAAGCACTATGCCGGCCTGCAATCCTTCTTCGTCGGCAGCCTGGAAGCGGCCATGGCCGACCTCGAACGGGCCGAGTCCATGGCATGGGCCGCGCCGGCCCATATCGACACCGCCAACAACTGTTTCTTCCTGGCGCTCGCCGAGGCGCGCCTGACGCCGCCGGATACCGGCGAGGGCCGCCGGATGGCAGAGGCCCGCGAGCGGTTCGCCGCCTGGTCACGCCTCAATCCGGAGACCTTCTCGGCCAAGCACCTGATGCTGGAGGCCGAGGCCGCCCGCCTCGCCGGCCGCGCGAGCGAGGCCATCGCACTCTATGGCCGCGCCGCGAAGGCGGCGGCGCAGGCGAAGTTCGTCCAGGACGAGGCGCTCGCACAGGAACTCGCGGCCGGCTTCTATCGCGCGGCCGAGCTCGGCGCGCCGGCGGAGGGCTGCCTCGCGGCGGCGATGCGCCACTACCGGCTATGGGGCGCCCATGCCAAGGCGGCGGCGCTCGGCGGCGACATCGGCTCGTCCGCCGGACGCGATCCGGTCCATCTGGCGCCGGAGCGGCTGCAGAACGAACTCGACCTCTCCGTCATGACGGCCGCCTCGCAGGCGCTCGCCGAGGAGATCGGCCTCGAACAGGTCGTCCGCTCGCTGATGAAGAGCATGGTCGTCCATGCGGGTGCGCAATTCGGGCTGCTGGTGCTGCTGCGGCAGGGCGAGGCGGTCATCGAGGCGGTGGCCCGTGTTCGCGTCAAGGAGGTCGAGATCGAGCTCCAGCCCAAGGCGAGGCCGGAAGAGCTGATGCCCGCCTCGGTGCTGAAGACCGTTCTGAGGACTGCGCGGCCGGTGACGCTCGCCGATGCGGCGGTCGAGGCGTCGCAGCGCGGCCTCTCGATGGGCGGACGCGCCATCCGCTCGCTCGCCTGCATCCCGCTCGTCAAGCGGGGCGAGCTCATCGGCGTGCTCTATCTCGAAAACGCGCTGAGCGCCGATGTCTTCACGCCGCGCCGCATGGCGATGCTGGAGGTTCTCGCGCCGCAGGCGGCGATCTCGCTGGATGCCGCGCGGCTCTATGGCGACCTGATGGACGAGAACCTGCGCCGCGCGCAGGCAGAGTTCGAACTGCGCGAGGCGCGCAGCGATCTGGCGCGCGCCAACCAGATGACGGCGATGGGCAGCCTCGCGACGTCGATCGCCCATGAGATCAACCAGCCGCTGGCGAGCCTCGTGGCGCAGGCGGATGCCGGCCTGCGCTGGCTGAACCGCAAGGAGCCGGATCTCGGCGAGGTGGCGAACAGCCTCGGCAGCATCCGCGAGGCCGGACGACGCGCCGCCGACATCATCGCCGCGCTGCGATCGCTGGTGAAGCAGGAGCCGGCGCGGCTCGGCCTCGTCGTCATCGACGACGTGCTTCACGAGGTGCTGAAGATCGCCGCCGCCGACATCGCTGCGAGCGGGACCGAACTCCGCCTCGAGCTCGGCGGCGATCGGCGTCCGATCATGGCGAACGAGACGCAGCTGCAGCAGGTGTTCTTCAACATCATCACCAACGCCATCCAGGCCATGGCCGGCCGCGACCAGTCCGAGAGGCGGCTGCGCATCGGGTCCAGGGCCACCGACGATGCGATCGAGGTGACGATCGAGGATGCCGGCTGCGGCATGTCGGAGGAGACGATGGCGCGGATCTTCCGACCGTTCTTCACGACAAAGGCGTCCGGAATGGGCGTCGGCCTCGCCATCTGCCGCTCGATCGTCGAGCTGCATGGCGGCTCGCTGGAAGCCCGCTCGGTGGAAGGCACGGGCAGCACCTTCGTCGTCCGCATCCCGATCGCGCGGGACTAG
- a CDS encoding helix-turn-helix domain-containing protein — protein sequence MAGLHEFGRRKFPRGEVVLSSARRNWTGMAAEIRNHPAGEIPPPVPQQMEITLALTGSRVGTVERRGGGEFQATIARPGTLWLCPIGLVEDSIRITDDLSHILHIYIGRDVFEDISQSTSRPVSPESVAYRADLDDAFLRQMAYRIGAELEEETSVGRFLVDGLARAMAAHLVANHIGELPKDSAASSIEHAKLRRVIDYINDNLGEDISVAELSDIACLSHHHFARAFRSAIGVPPHRFISSLRLQRAQDLLANTRASLAEVAFACRFSSQSTFTRAFRKHVGVSPGEYRRKAGT from the coding sequence ATGGCGGGCCTGCACGAATTCGGCCGCAGGAAGTTCCCGAGAGGCGAGGTCGTGCTGTCTTCGGCGCGACGAAACTGGACCGGCATGGCCGCCGAGATCCGCAATCATCCGGCCGGCGAGATTCCGCCGCCGGTTCCCCAGCAGATGGAGATCACGCTCGCCCTCACCGGGTCCAGGGTCGGGACCGTCGAGCGGCGCGGCGGCGGCGAGTTCCAGGCGACGATCGCCCGGCCCGGCACACTCTGGCTCTGCCCGATCGGGCTGGTCGAGGATTCGATCCGCATCACGGACGATCTCAGCCATATCCTGCACATCTATATCGGCCGCGACGTTTTCGAGGATATCTCGCAATCGACCTCGCGCCCGGTCTCGCCGGAGAGCGTCGCCTACAGGGCCGATCTCGACGATGCCTTCCTGCGGCAGATGGCCTACCGGATCGGTGCCGAGCTGGAGGAGGAGACATCCGTCGGCCGCTTCCTGGTCGATGGCCTCGCGCGCGCCATGGCGGCGCATCTGGTCGCCAATCATATCGGCGAATTGCCGAAGGACAGCGCCGCGTCATCGATCGAGCATGCGAAGCTCCGCCGCGTCATCGACTACATCAACGACAATCTCGGGGAAGACATTTCGGTCGCCGAGCTCTCGGACATCGCCTGTCTCAGCCATCATCACTTCGCGCGTGCCTTCCGGTCGGCCATCGGCGTGCCGCCGCATCGCTTCATCAGTTCGCTGCGGCTGCAACGCGCGCAGGATCTTCTGGCCAATACCAGGGCGAGCCTCGCCGAGGTCGCATTTGCCTGCCGGTTCTCGTCGCAGTCGACCTTCACCCGCGCCTTCCGCAAGCATGTCGGCGTTTCGCCGGGTGAATACAGGCGCAAGGCCGGCACCTAG
- a CDS encoding alpha/beta fold hydrolase, protein MSSGFVKTKDGTEIFYKDWGPKDAQPIHFHHGWPLSADDWDAQMLFFLSKGYRVVAHDRRGHGRSSQVDSGNTIEQYAADASAVVEHLDLRNAVHIGHSTGGGEVARYVARFGQPQGRVAKAVLVSAIPPLMVKTASNPEGTPIAVFDGFRSALAANRAQFYLDVASGPFYGFNRPGAKVSQGVIDNWWRQGMMGGAIAQYEGIKAFSETDQTDDLKAITVPTLVLQGDDDQVVPYKDAALLQAKLIKDSTLKIYPGFPHGMLTTHADVINPDLLAFVKA, encoded by the coding sequence ATGAGCAGCGGCTTTGTGAAGACGAAGGACGGCACCGAGATCTTCTACAAGGACTGGGGTCCGAAGGACGCCCAGCCGATCCACTTCCATCACGGCTGGCCGCTCTCGGCCGACGACTGGGACGCGCAGATGCTGTTCTTCCTGTCGAAGGGCTACCGCGTGGTCGCCCATGACCGCCGCGGTCATGGCCGCTCCTCGCAGGTCGACAGCGGCAACACGATCGAGCAATACGCCGCCGACGCCTCGGCCGTCGTCGAGCATCTCGACCTCCGCAACGCCGTCCATATCGGCCATTCGACCGGCGGCGGCGAGGTGGCGCGCTATGTCGCCCGCTTCGGGCAGCCGCAGGGGCGGGTCGCCAAGGCCGTGCTCGTCTCCGCCATTCCGCCGCTGATGGTGAAGACCGCCAGCAATCCCGAAGGCACGCCGATCGCCGTCTTCGACGGCTTCCGCTCGGCGCTGGCCGCCAACCGCGCCCAGTTCTATCTCGATGTCGCCTCGGGCCCGTTCTATGGCTTCAACCGGCCGGGCGCCAAGGTCTCGCAGGGCGTCATCGACAACTGGTGGCGGCAGGGCATGATGGGCGGCGCCATCGCCCAGTACGAAGGCATCAAGGCCTTCTCCGAGACGGACCAGACGGACGACCTCAAGGCGATCACCGTGCCGACCCTCGTCCTGCAGGGCGACGACGACCAGGTCGTTCCCTACAAGGATGCGGCCCTGCTGCAGGCGAAGCTGATCAAGGACAGCACGCTGAAGATCTATCCGGGCTTCCCGCACGGCATGCTGACCACCCATGCCGACGTCATCAACCCCGACCTGCTGGCCTTCGTGAAGGCCTGA
- a CDS encoding response regulator transcription factor, producing MNASSVIAVIDDDASVRLALQSLLRSFGYEVMLFPSAMAFLHAPERHEPDCIISDVQMPQMSGPDLQDQLVADGDTVPMIFITAFPEKAVEARVIERGAVAILSKPFDGNEIAAHVERALGSAPH from the coding sequence GTGAATGCATCCAGTGTGATAGCCGTCATCGACGATGATGCGTCCGTGCGGCTCGCCCTGCAGAGCCTGCTCCGGTCCTTCGGCTACGAGGTCATGCTCTTTCCCTCGGCCATGGCCTTCCTGCATGCGCCGGAGCGCCACGAGCCCGATTGCATCATCAGCGACGTGCAGATGCCGCAGATGTCGGGACCGGACCTTCAGGACCAGCTCGTGGCCGACGGCGACACCGTGCCGATGATCTTCATCACCGCCTTTCCCGAAAAGGCCGTCGAGGCCCGCGTGATCGAGCGCGGCGCCGTCGCGATCCTCTCCAAGCCGTTCGACGGCAACGAGATCGCCGCTCATGTCGAGCGCGCGCTGGGCAGCGCGCCGCACTGA
- a CDS encoding response regulator transcription factor, translating to MNTMSDGRRAATQEPIVYVVDDDPSLRDALSSLLRSVGMEVATFASAPQLLAQPFANAPSCIVLDIRMPEVSGLDFQALLARSGNHIPVIFMTGHGDIPMSVRAMKAGAVDFLTKPFRDQDLLDAVTAAIERDRQRRGNDRQLLDLRRRFESLTAREKEVMALVVAGLMNKQIAGELDLSEITVKIHRGRMMKKMETRTLADLVRAASDLGMSGRG from the coding sequence ATGAACACGATGTCGGACGGGCGGCGCGCAGCGACGCAGGAACCCATCGTCTATGTCGTGGATGACGACCCCTCGCTCCGCGACGCCCTGAGCAGCCTCCTGCGCTCCGTGGGCATGGAGGTCGCGACCTTCGCCTCGGCGCCGCAGCTTCTCGCCCAGCCCTTCGCCAATGCGCCGAGCTGCATCGTTCTCGACATCCGCATGCCGGAGGTCAGCGGCCTCGACTTCCAGGCCCTGCTCGCGCGCTCGGGCAATCATATCCCCGTCATCTTCATGACCGGCCACGGCGACATCCCGATGTCCGTTCGGGCGATGAAGGCCGGCGCCGTCGACTTCCTCACCAAGCCGTTCCGCGATCAGGATCTGCTCGACGCGGTCACCGCCGCCATCGAGCGCGACCGGCAGCGGCGCGGCAACGACCGCCAGCTCCTCGACCTGCGCCGCCGATTCGAGAGCCTCACCGCCCGCGAGAAGGAGGTGATGGCGCTGGTGGTCGCCGGCCTGATGAACAAGCAGATCGCCGGCGAACTCGACTTGAGCGAGATCACGGTGAAGATCCACCGCGGCAGGATGATGAAGAAGATGGAGACGCGGACCCTTGCGGATCTCGTCCGCGCGGCGAGCGATCTCGGCATGTCGGGGCGCGGATGA